The genomic stretch TGGTTTTCAAGGAAATGTGAAATTCTTTACAGATACAAACTGGCCGCGAAATCTGCACCGCCTCAGTGATGAAGTACAGGTTTCCTTTATCACCGGCGGCCTGCTGAGCCGGAAGATCTCCCTTCAACCGGCGGCCTGGGACTACAACGCACTCCGCAAAGGTTTAACCGGGGTTGATGACGTTGAAGCACCCAAATTCAACACCAAAGCGGTCGCCCAGGTGGTGGCAAAAAAGCAAAACCTCGGTACCCTGGATGAAGGGGAGCTCTTTTCCTTTGAGGTTTTTTTCAAACCCAACCAGAACAGCTTTTCAGCGGATCAGTACAGTGATGCCTTTACCAAGGTTGTTGATCTGGCATCCACCTACGGCGGCGCGGTTATCATCGTGGAAGGACATTCCGACCCCATGGGATATCTGCGCAAGATCAAAGAAAAGGCATCGGATATCGTGTTGACCAGGACAAAACAGGCCGCAAAAAATCTCAGTCTGACCCGAGCAATTGCGGTGCGAGATTCCATTATGGCGTACAGTGCCGGAAAAAACGTCAACCTCGATCCCAGTCAGTTCACCGTCATGGGGCACGGTATCATGCAGCCCAACACCGGTATGTGCGGCCAGTTGCCCTGTGCTCCCAAAGCCAAAGAAGAATGGCTGAGCAATATGCGGGTTGTCTTCCGCATCATCCAGATCGAGGCTGAGGAAAACGCCTTCATTCCCTTGGATTAAGGAGGAATAATCATGAAAAAACTCTTATGCACATATGCTGCCGCCCTCCTCATTCTGAGTGTAGTTCTCAGCGGATGCGGCGAGGATGCTGATCAGCAGAACGCCTCTGCCCCGCAACAGCAAAAAAACGTTGCCCAACAACAGAAGATTCCTGATCCTTTTGAAAAGACAACGGATGCATCTACCTGGCCGCCGTCAGCGAAAAAGGAGGCGAATATCCTGCCTGCCGACCAATGGAGCCGGAAAAATTATGTGATGATTTTTGACGGCTCAGGCAGTATGAGCGAACAACGCTGTTCCGGTAATAAAACAAAAAGCACAGTGGCCAAAGAAGCAGTGGCGGACTGGGCCCAGTCGGTTCCTGCTGATGCGAACCTGGGGCTTATCGTCTTTGATCAGCAGGGCTTTTCTGTTCGCCTGCAACTCGGTCAGGGCGACCGACAGAAATTTATTCAGCAGGTGCAGGCGGTCGTGCCGAATTCCGGTACGCCGTTGACCCAGGCTGTCCAGACAGCCTATGAGATTCTCACGGCCCAGGCTGGCAAACAACTGGGCTACGGTGAATATCATATGGTGATCGTCACTGATGGCGTGGCCAATCAGCCGGAACAGCTGACCAGAACAGTCAACGCGGTACTGGCCCGTTCCCCGATCATCATCAGTACCATCGGCTTCTGCATTGCCGACACCCATTCACTGAATCAGCCAGGACGAACAATCTACAAGGCTGCGGATAATCCAGAGGCTCTTCGTCAGGGCTTGCAGGATGTGCTGGCTGAATCCGAGTCCTTTGATGATATAACGGAGTTCTGAACAACATATCAGGAACTGAGCGAAGAAAAAATATGAGTAAAAAGATAACAGGCGCGCTCCTCCTGCTGGTGCTCGGTGCCGGTGTATTGGTCGGTATAAAACTGCTTCTGCCGGGTTTTATAGATGAGCAACAAGTGAATACCAGCGATGCCGTCAAGATCAAAGGCAAGGTCAGGCTCGCCCTGGATAACTGGATAGGGTATTTTCCTCTACGCTCCAATGAGATGAAAACCCTGATGCGCCGTGGTGGCTGGAATCTTGTCTGGACAGATGATAAGGCCGATTACCGGGCACGTATGGAGCAGCTGCAAAAGGGAGAAATAGATATTGCGGTGGCCACAGTGGATTCCTACCTCCTCAACGGTGCTGAGTTCAATTTTCCCGGTTCCATCATAGCGGTGCTTGACGAGTCCAAGGGCGGTGACGCCATTGTAGCCCGAAAAAAACAAGCGGAAAGCCTTGACAGCCTGAAAGGGAAAGACGGTCTAAAAATCGCCTTTACCCCGAACAGTCCCAGTCATTTCCTGCTCAAGGCGGCAGCTGATCATTTTAATGTGCCGGAACTGCTGCCGACGCAAAAGAACAAGAGGATTGAGACCGAGGGTTCCGAAGGTGCCTTAAAAGCGCTGCTGAAAGGCAAAGCTGATATTGCCGTGCTCTGGGAACCTGATGTCTCTAGGGCACTTGCGGAAAAAGATATAGTCAAGCTTCTGGGAACAGAGGATACAGCACAG from Candidatus Electrothrix communis encodes the following:
- a CDS encoding VWA domain-containing protein; protein product: MKKLLCTYAAALLILSVVLSGCGEDADQQNASAPQQQKNVAQQQKIPDPFEKTTDASTWPPSAKKEANILPADQWSRKNYVMIFDGSGSMSEQRCSGNKTKSTVAKEAVADWAQSVPADANLGLIVFDQQGFSVRLQLGQGDRQKFIQQVQAVVPNSGTPLTQAVQTAYEILTAQAGKQLGYGEYHMVIVTDGVANQPEQLTRTVNAVLARSPIIISTIGFCIADTHSLNQPGRTIYKAADNPEALRQGLQDVLAESESFDDITEF